GTCATCTTGTACGGGCAAAGCTCGTCGAGCCTATAATCGTTCACAGGAAATCGGGTCGACAAAATACACACGGCGCTCGTAAGAATGCGCGCTCCTCGCGGCGCGTGCGCAGGTTCTTCATACGACGGCGGCCGAGCAGATCCTAGCCATGATCCGATTCGCCAGTTCTGTATCGACCTGTTCCCCTCCCCGCGCCACGTACCAGTCGAGTTTGCGTCGCGAGATCTCGGCCCCAGCTACCCCTTCCGCCACCCACGTCGCACGTGCAGCGCGAAGCTCGGCCGGCGCCGGCCCCCATCCGAAACACGCGTTACCCTCAGGGTCGAAAGCGACCAGCCGGGGAATGCTTCGAGCGCCCTGCGTCAGGTAACGATCCAT
Above is a window of Rhodothermales bacterium DNA encoding:
- a CDS encoding thioredoxin family protein, which encodes MDRYLTQGARSIPRLVAFDPEGNACFGWGPAPAELRAARATWVAEGVAGAEISRRKLDWYVARGGEQVDTELANRIMARICSAAVV